DNA from Bradyrhizobium japonicum USDA 6:
ATCACGGCGCTCGCATTGATCGGCCTGTTGCGGCAGCCGCTGTCGATCGGCGGCGGCGTCATCCGGTTTGAGGGGCGGGAGATCCAGCACCTTTCCGCGGCCAGGCAGCGGGAGCTTCGCGGCAATCGCATCGCCATGATTTTCCAGGAGCCGATGACGGCGCTGAACCCGGTCTCGCCGGTGGGCCGGCAGATCGCCGAGATGTTCGTGCTGCACAAGGGCAAGAGCTGGCGGGAAGCCAACCAGCTCGCGGTCGAGGCGCTGGCGAGCGTCCGCGTCCCCGCACCGGAGCGGCGCGTCAACGATTACCCGCACCAGCTGTCCGGCGGCATGCGCCAGCGCGTCATGATCGCCATCGCCCTCGCATGCGGTCCGGACCTCCTGATCGCCGACGAGCCGACCACCGCGCTCGACGTGACCGTGCAGGCCGAAATCATCGAGCTGATGCGCAATCTGTGCGCCGAGAGGGGGACGGCGATCCTGATGATCAGCCACGATCTCGGCCTCGTCGCCAATGTCTGCCGCCGTGTCGCCGTCATGTATGCCGGCCGCATCGTCGAGGAGCGTGGCTCGGCCGATATCTTCCGGGCGCCCTCGCATCCCTATACGCAGGGCCTGGTCGCCTCGCTGCCCCGGCTGGGCAGCCGGGCCGCGCTCGGCCGCACCAGGCTCAAGGAGATCGCGGGCGTGGTTCCGGCCATCACGAATTTCCCGGATGGCTGCCGGTTCAATCCGCGCTGTGCGCAGGCCACCGAGATTTGCCGCACGGTTGCGCCGCAGACGGATTTGCTGGAGACCGGCGGTTTCGTCCGGTGTTACCACCATGCATGAGCCGCAAGACATGCGGGGTGAAGCGAGGTCGGACGACGATCTCATTCTCAGCATCGAGGATCTCGCGGTTCATTTTCCGATGGGGGGCGGCCTGCTGGGCCGCAGCCGGCGGGTGCTCCGTGCCGTCGACGGTGTCGATCTCAGCCTGAGACGAGGCGAATGCCTCGGCCTCGTCGGCGAGTCCGGCTCAGGCAAGTCGACCGTCGCGTTGTCGATCCTGGGGCTCCTGACGCCGACGCGCGGCCGCATCGTGCTGGACGGGCAGGTGGTGACGAACAGGCAGTCCGGCGACCGAAAGTCGCTGGCCCGCACCGTGCAGATCGTCTTTCAGGATCCTTACGCCTCGCTCAACCCACGCCAGACCGTCCGCCGCACGCTGGAAGATCCCCTGCGTGTGCATGGCGTGACCGCGAAAAGCGAGATCGAGGACCGTGTTGCGACGATGCTGCGGCATGTCGGCCTGCGGCCGGAACAGGCCGACCGCTATCCGCACGAATTCTCCGGCGGCCAGCGCCAGCGCATCGGGATTGCGCGCGCCCTGATCCTCAATCCCAGGATCGTCATCTGCGACGAGCCGGTATCGGCGCTCGACGTCTCGATCCGCGCCCAGATCATCAATTTGCTGCTGGAATTGAAGGACACGCTCGGTCTCTCCTACATCATGATCAGCCACGACCTCGGCGTCGTCGAGCACATGAGCGACCGCGTCGCCGTCATGTATCTCGGCCGCATTGTCGAGAACGGCCACTGGCGCGAAATCTTCGAACGGCCGGCGCACCCCTATACGCAAGCCCTGATCGCGGCCATCCCCGATCCGCTGCGTCATGCGCCGTTGGCGACGACAGGCGGCGACCTTCCCAACCCGCTCAATCCGCCGAACGGATGCGCCTTCAGCCCGCGTTGCCGGTACGCGGAGGCCGTGTGTCGTCACGAGCCCGGTCCGGTGCTGGAAACGCGCGCCGATGGACATGAGGTGAGGTGCTGGCGGGCGGACGAGATTGCGGGGCAGACGCAATTGGCTTCGACCGAGGGCGGGCATCCCTAGGGATGGAAGGCGCGTCCGTCGCGGTCAAAAGCGTCGCTCTAGCGGCCCGCTAGTCACGTCCGGTCTGCCCTGACAGGCGGACGGTTTTTGGGGCCCGCCCGTGAGCCATCGCGTGGGGTTGATCCTTGGGGCGGTCCAATCGCGTACCGCCCTGTTTTCATGTGTGCTACATGGTCGGGTAGAAAAATGTAGCGGGAAAGGCAGATCATGACTGACGATCAGGTCAATCTCGTCGTTCGGCACCTTTGCGAGCAATTGCACTTGGCGCTCCGCTTGAAGGGCAGCGAGGCTCATCCACCAAACGCCAAGGATATTGGATTCGATCCGGTCTCTGTAAGAACCGTATTGCTGACCGGCTTGCGTTCGGCGGGTGTCACGACCCACCAGGAGGCGGTCGGGAAGAGCGAAGAGCCGCCGTGGTCCTAAACACAAAACGCGGGACAGAAGCCTCGCGCCAATGTCTTGGGTCCGCAGCAGACAAATCCACGACAGCGTCCATAGGTCCGCTAAGGGCCAACAACCGACGTTCGATATTTCGTCCGTTCGCATCTCGGAACCGCGTCGCGGGCGCCGTAGTTAACTGCTCGATTGTATTCGCTTGACAAACGGCGGTCTCCACTGACCATCGAGGATGTTGCTCCCGCCCAGTAGACGCGGATGTAAAGCGAGAACTGGCCACTCGCAGGCAGCCAGTTGCTCTCTTTGTCTACTTGTCTACGCTCGGTGATTTTGGCACCAACGCGCAGCGTCAACGAACCGTCCCGACATTGAACGTTCGCGTCGCAGGGAACGTTGGCGGCATCTTGCCGCCCGCCTCAGCGCCAGATTGCCGGTTCGCAGGGAGGCTTATTGAACGGACCTCCGGCATAACTGCCGACGTCTGGAGCCCGGACACAGTGAACGACGTTGGAGGGGGGGACGACTGCACCGGTTTTGTCGTGCCACGCCGCCCTGCGCCAGGTTGCCGGTTCGCAGGGAGGCCTATTGAACGGAGCCCCGGCAAAACTGCCAACGTCTGGCGCCCGGATGCAGTGAACGACGCGGGACGGATGGACGGCTGCGCCGTTTTGGTCGTACCACGCGGCCATGGCCGGATTAGCGAACATGGCCGCGGCGATCAGTCCTACCGAAGCAAGCTTCCTCATTTGCGCGTCTCCTTATGTGTCAATGATTGAACGACTGACTATCCTTTGCGGCTCATTCCTACCGAAGAGACTGCAAGCAACATTCTGCGGTATCGACTATGCACATCATCAAGGTCGATCTATATCAACTTCGCCCGAATACGGTGGCTGATGACCGCTCCGGGTCAAACTGCGAAAAACTCAACCTGAGCAAATTCAGTCGGCTATGTCCTGCTGATCGGGCCTCAATGAGGCGTGCCGCCACTTCGCTCATGGGGCCAATTGCAGAGAAACTTTATTGAAGAGCCTTCGAGAAGCTCATCAAAAATCAACGCCGAGGTCATGCGCTACGGCAGCTACCGACCGCCTCGCCAAGCAGTTGGGCGCCGGATGCAACGCGGCACATTGATGCAGAACGCTTCGTATCCGAATGGCCTTTTTAGCGTCGGCTCTTCGTAGCCCACGACAAAAAGGTGGAAGAAGAGCCAGACGATGCGCCGGAGGCGAACAGCCGCCAATCGCCGAACAGGAGCGCCTGGCCGAAAATGACGGCGGCGACCGCCACGTAGATTGGATTGCGCACATAGCGATAGAGGCCGGTAACGACGAGATGTTGGGTCGGGGCGATCGGCGCTGGCGTGCCGAGCCGCTGCAGCGCGAAACGCGCGAATGAATCCACGAGCCCGGCTACGCCGGCAAGAATTAGGCCGTGTACCTATAAATCCGGCGGCGGGATGTGACTGATGACTAGGTCCGCTCTACTCCTATAGCGAACAAATTGGTTCGGCGGCGCAATATGTCGCGATGGGCCACAAGGCGACATATGCACCGCAGCAAGAAGGCAAGGGGTCGCTGTAACTCTCGTTGAACTGCGGCTACCCGGGTTTATGCTACTTTGAAGCGGCAGCAGAGTGCCGCTATTCGATCGCCTCATGGGATCGGGAGCTAGTCGGGCAACCCCGCTTTCCGAAGACCCTCAATAAACAGCTTTGCGTTTGATAGTCCGGCCCGGGCGATAAGCGCCGATATTGTAAAGGCGGGATCGATCTCAAGCACACGCGCCGCCGCGTCGTGCGCCTCAGCGTCACGTCCGAGATGGGCGAAGGCGGACGCGAGCCATTGGTAAGTTGCCAAATAAAGGTTCTGACGAAGGGCTTTCTTCAATACGACGATGGCCTCGTCAAAGCGGCGAAGCTCGATAAGGGCCTGCCCAATGCCAGTAAGCGTCATGTATAGTTGCGGGTCTACTGGGCTCACGCGAACGGCACGTTCAAAGCTCCAGATCGCTTCCTCCGGCAGCCCCGCAATTCTATAGACATGGCCTCTGCAGCTCCATGTGAGGCATGAATTTGGGTTGAGCCCGACCGCCCGATCAGCCATTTCGATCTCGGCTTCACGATCGCCGACCATGAACGCCGAGATTACGGCAGCCCTTGCTAACGTGTCCGGATCGCGATCGTCGATGCTCAATGCCAAACGAGCAAGCCGAACCGCTTCCTTGCGGTCGAACTGAAGATCGTTGGCATAGCCCAAAAGGACGTTGAGCATGTGGCAGACGCCTGCCAGAGCCGCGACAGCACCGAACCGAGGGTCGAGCTCCAAGGCGCGGTGGAACAGTCGGATTGCCTCGGCCAACCCTTCGCGGCTCCTCAGGTAGAACTGCGGCATGGCACGGAGATAAAAATCATACGCGGTGAGGTTCTCTGGCCGCCGCCGCGTTGCCAATTCAATTTCTGTTTGAAGCATCTTTGGCTCAATGGCCGAGACAACGGCGAGCGTTACTTCGTCTTGAAGAGCAAAAACGTCGGTCAGGTCACGCTCAAACCTGTCCACCCAGATGTGCGCGCCTGTAACCGCATCGATCAACTGCCCCGTGATGCGAACTTTCCCCGACGCCTTCCGCACTGACCCCTCGAGGACATAGCGCACGCCGAGCCTTCGCCCGACTTCCTTGATATCAACCGCTCGACCCTTGAAGGTGAAGCTCGAATTGCGCGCGATCACGAACAGCGACTTGAAGCGCGACAGCGCGGTGATGATCTCCTCGACCATTCCGTCCGCAAAGTATTCCTGTTCGGGATCGCCGCTCAGGTTCTCGAACGGCAGTACAGCGATGGAAGGCTTGTCCGGGTGTGGCGGGGCCGCACTCAGCCCCTCTGTCAGCGCCCCTGGCGCTCCGGCGCGGACAGCGTAGGCGCGGACCGGCTTGGAGATGTTCTTGAGCTGCTGCTCGCCACGATCCTCGAAGCCAGCGTCTAGCTTGCCCTCGACTTCGTTGTAGACCTTGTCGGAAATCAGGATACCGCCCGGATCGGCGATCCCCTCCAGCCGAACAGCAATGTTGATCCCGTCGCCGTAGAGGTCGCCGTCCTGTCCAACGATCACGTCACCAAGGTTGAGGCCGATGCGTAGCTTGAATGGACCGCTACCCTCGGCGAGATGATCCTGTATCTCAACCGCGCATCTCATGGCGGCCAGGGGACTGGCGAACTCGGCGAGTGCGCCATCACCCGTTGTCTTGATTAGACGGCCTTCGTGGCGGGAGAGGCTCGGCTCGATCAGTTGTCGCTTGAGCCGCTCGAACTCGGCATAGGTAGCTTCCTCAGCGCGTTGCATCAACGCAGAGTAACCGACCACGTCGGCAGCCAAAATCGCCGCTAATCGCCTTTGAACCCGCCGCTCCGTCACAGCGCTCTCCGAACGGCCAGCCAAAAATTCGTCGGCTGTGGCCAGGAGGAGCCTAGCACTTTGTTGCGGACCTGTGAGCGGTAATCGCGGGAGGGCCCTGTTGCCCCCAGGCGGCATTTGCTGTTGCACCGCGACAGTAAGCGTGCGGCAACTCGGGAGGTCCCAGTTGGGTCACACCCAGAAGAACTCGGGCTGAGCATATCAAGTCTGCTTCACCCCCAAGGAGCGGACATCTAGCGGACATGCCGGGTCGACCGCTTGGGGCTATATCCGGACCAATACCCGTGCCGTTTCGAAGGATGAAAATTCACTGGCTTTCGGCTATTTTGCGTTGAGCCGCAGTTCTGTGGCGGCGATCTCGAATCGAGGTTCGCCATGACCTCCAGGTCCTCGATCAGGCGGCTCGTCGCGCCGCTCTTCGCTTTTTTCTGACCATCTGGCCGTTGGTTTCGCCGGTACATGCTGTTGAGGACGCCGGAAAGGTTGGCGTGGTGTCCTTTGGCCTGTTCGGCGATCAAGGCGTGTTTAGATCCGAGGCGACCGGCGCAGCTCAGGTCGTAGCCGGCCGTTTCGAGACTGGCCCGATCAACGTGGAGTACAATTCCAAGAAAGGCGGAAATGCAACGATCGAAGCTCTGACCAGGTCGTTGCAGGCGGCAGCCAACCGCTTGGATACCGAGAAGGATGTTCTCTTTTTGATTCTCACCTCGCATGGCTCTCCTGACGGCCTTGCAATCAAGGCGGGGCGGCTCACAGAAACGCTCACGCCATCTCGTCTCGGCGACATGCTCGCGAGAACGGGTGTGCGGCACAAGGTGGTGGTCATCTCGGCTTGTTATTCGGGGGTTTTTATCCCGCGTCTGGCGAATCCCGACGTGCTGGTCATCACCGCGGCCGATGCCAACCATCCGTCGTTCGGCTGTCAGGACAAGGCCAAGTGGACCTATTTCGGCGACGCTTTTTTCAATGTCGCGCTCCGGAAAGCGGTCAGCCTGAAGGATGCGTTTCTCGATGCGCGCTCACTCGTCCGGAAGCGAGAATTGCGGGAGCATTTCGAGCCGTCGAATCCCCTCATGGCAGGCGGCGCAGACGTGCTGCCATTGCTTGTCGCACGCCCTTGAACAACCGGCCGCGAACGCAGAGGCTATTGCTCGCGGGCGCATCGCCGTTTCCGGTCTACCCGATAAGCAGACTGTTTGGCGGCCCGCTTAGACTTCGCATTCGGGCCAGGGCCTGACATGCAGGTCCATGCTGCTGCATGTGCGCAGATGGCTCAACCAAAAGTGGTTATGTCTCGATCTCGCTCATGAAGATGAATGGAGCTCGATGAGATGTTTCGCATTTTATGGCAAAGGTAACCCTTGCGCGCCGGTTTCGCCGAGCGCACTCTTGCGGAGCGTTTTCACAAGAACTGCGGAGGGGGCGACCATGCCACGGGTCAAGCAAGCTTCGAAGCAGAAACGCACAGCCAAAGCCACCACCGTGAAGGCGCTAGGTGCCGCCGGACTGGGTCTTTCGCTGGCGGGTAGTGCATCCGCATCCACGATGCCCGCTGCCGGTATCCCGCAATCCAATACCTCGCCAAATCAGCGCTTCTTTCTTGGCGAAGAGGAAATGGCCGACGTCAGTCTGGCCACGTTCCATCTTTTCGATAGAGAAAACTTTGGCAGCGGCGTGCAGCTAGCGCGCGGGTGCGGTGGTTGCGGGTGCGGCCATGGTGGCGGCGGGTGCGGCGGCGGCCGAGGTTGCGGTGGTGGTGGGTTTGTTGGCGGCCGAGGTTGCGGTGGCGGCGGGTTTGTTGGAGGCCGAGGTTGCGGTGGTGGCGGGTTTGTTGGCGTCCGTGGTTGCGGTGGTGGTGGGTTTGTTGGCGTTCGTGGTTGCGGTGGCTTCCGTGGTTGCCGTGGCTTCCGTGGTTGCGGTTGCGGCGGCTGCGGGTTCAGCATCGGGTTCTATGACGACATCGGGTTCGATGACTGGGGGTATGGTGGCTGGGGGTTCGGTGGTTGCGCGGGTTGCTGCGGATCCTGGGGAGCGTGCCGCTTGTGCTAAGTCCCACCAAGGACTCTGCTAAGCTGCGATCAGCCTCTCGCTGGTTGCGAGTTTAAGGTCGCCTTCGGGTCACACGCGGAAGAACTCAGGTTGAGTATGTCGAGTCCGCTTCACCCCCAGAGAACAGACGTCTAGCGGACATGCGGTGTCGGCCGCTTGGGGCCAATTCCGGACATAAGAGGGTGGGGCAGGCCGAAGGCTTCCGCCGCGACGCCGACCTTGCAATTCCCGCGATGATTGTTGAGATTTGGCGATTGCCAAGGGGGGAACGAAAATGTGCGAAAGCCCTACCATCAAAGGCCGCACTGGTTGGCGCGGCTGGTCGGAACTCCCAACAAGGGCAATTCAAAAAACCGATGAGAAATGGGTCGATCTCACCTACCCATTTTCAATTTCAGTACCACGTTCCGCAGCGTTTCCTCCGCCGAAGTTTTCATATTTTGCGCAGATGCCGGAACGGCCGCTGAATGTCACCCAGATGGAGACAATCGTACACATGGGCACTCACGTTGATGCCCCAAAGCATTTTTATGTTGGTGGTCCAGGAATGGACGAAATACCACTCGAGCGCATGACAGGCGAAGGGGTCGTCATTCGCCTCGAAAAAGCAGTCAACGAAGAGATCGGCGTCGACGATCTTGCTGCTGCGAAACCGAGAATAGAACCGGGTGATATCGTCGCCATAGACACAGGCTGGAGTGGAAACTGGGGAACGCCTGAGTGGAACCGGCATCCATATCATTCACTTGAAGCCGCCCAATGGCTGGTCGATCAGAAGGTCAAGCTGGTTGCCGTAGACACCGCCACGCCGGATCTTCCTTATGACCTGCGTCCTAAGGATTTTCAGTTTCCGGTACACTGTATGCTCCTCAAAGATGGAGTCCTAATCTCGGAGCAAATAGCTAACCTTCACAAATTAGGGGGCGACGAGCTGAATTTCTATTTTGCCCACTATCGATTGAAGGTTGCGATGGAGCACCTGCCCGCGTCTTAGCTCGGGCGTTCTCGTAGGCTCATGAGGTGATCGTCGGAGCCATTGCACCACTCCCGCCGACGTACTGGAGGGCGCCATGAAAGTGCATGAACTAGTAGCGAGGTTCGCGAAGGCAGGTGAAAGTGCCAAGCCGATGGATGCCTCGCGCGAAATTCTCGAATCCCTGCGCGGACAAGTGGAAGCCATCGAAAACTTGCTGGGCTATATCTCCGGCACAGGCGGCAACGCGGGGCAGGTGTTCTACCGTTCGCCGCAAGTTACGCTACTCAAAGTGTGTTTTCCTGTTGGGCGTCGTACGCCACCGCACAACCACGGAACATGGGCCACGATTCTGCAATTGTCGGGCGAAGAAAAAAATACGCTCTACCAGCGAGAAAATGGCAAGCTGCGAAAAGCGAGAGAGATGTCACTGACCCGCGGCGCGATACTGTCCATGCCTGCAGAAACCGTCCACGTGGTTCAATGCCGTAGCAATGTACCAGCAATCGGCCTGCACGTTTATGGTGGCGACATTTTCGCTCTAGCGCGCCGCATTTGGAATCCGGAAACGTTAGAAGAGCACGCGCTGGACTGGGCTCTATACGAAAAGTTCGCGCAGACTGCTTCAAAGGCTGCGAAGGCGCCGCTCGAAAGCTGACATTGAACGGTGCGCAAAGCGATGTCCGCAATGGGTCATTTTCGACGATTTTAGCGGAGATTGCCGACTGGCTGAAGTCCGCTTCTACCCCGTACGCGTCCAACTGGGGCCCACCCGGAAGCGTTGCCTCTGGCCAGACTCCTATGATTCAAGCTTTCAAACTGGGGGCTCGAATCATGCGCTACGAATTCGCCGACCATGAATGGATCGCCATCAAGCCCATGCTGCCGAACAAACCGCGTGGCGTTCCTCGGGTGAACGACCGCCGTGTCCTCAATGGCATCTTCTGGGTCCTAGGCTCCGGAGCGCCTTGGCGCGATCTGCCCGAGGCGTTTGGTCCGTACACCACCTGCTACAACCGCTTCGTCCGTTGGCGGCGGGCTGGTGTCTGGGGCCGTATCATAGACGCACTTGCCGCGGCCCATGATGCCGCTGTCCATAACACACCGCACCGGGAGCGCGTCAGGTCCGCCTTGGGTCATGAACGACAAAGCTTGAACTGAGCACAATAGGTCTGCTTTCGGGCAAATTGCCACCAATCCGCGCTCGTTGTCGTGACAATGAGTGCAGCTAGCGCGGTGGAGCGAAGAAGTTCGCGCTTTATCAACATGATGCAGCTGCGAGCATGGAGGCCAACTGGAGCAAGCCGCGCTACGGCGCGGTCGACCCGGCGCGGACAACACCGGTGTTTCTGCTATAGTGCGACCTTCGAACTTGCGGGGTGGCTGCTTCAAGGGTTGAAATCATGCACAGAGCATCTGCATCATTACTACTTGCCTGCGCTTTTATTCTATTTGCTCCGCAAGTGCGGGCGCAGCAAATTCCGGCCGAAACAGTTCAGGGAATGCTTGCGGCCCAGATTCGCACGCAAGGCTTCACCTGCGAAAAACCACTCGGCGCAAAGAAGAACACGAAGGCGTCTCGACCTGATCGCGACGTTTGGGTTCTTAAATGCAGCAACGCCATGTACAAGATCACGCGCGTTCCCGATATGGCGGCGAAGGTCGAACCGCTGCCGTGAGCTCGGTGGTCTCTACGGGACCAGCGACACGATGGACTTGTGCCGGTGTTTTGCCTGACGTCTCAAACGTCCTGGCGGCGAGGGCTCAAGCCATGTTCTCACGGTCGCCTTAACTTCCGCTGATGCCGACCAGACGAGGGCGGCGGTTTGCGAGAGGGTTTTCGGCCGGCAGGGCGCGCAGCCACGCGCGAAAACTGACGATCTCGGGGCAATCCGCGGTGCCTTCAGGCACGATCAGCCAATCACCGGGGCCTGATCCCTCATTGACCCGGTCGCAGCGATAGCCCGGATGGTGACCGAGACCGCGGGCGATCAAGAGGTCGACCTTGCCCTCGACCAATTCGTGCAGGCCGGCCGGCTGCAGCACCCGCAAGCCGATCTCCGCATGCGCGCTGCGAAACTCCGCCAATTCGAGCCGGCGCAGGTCGAAGCTGCCATGGACCCCCAACTGCAGCAGCACCGCGCCCGCCGGCTTCAATTGCGAGGTCGCCTCCGCAATGTGACGAAAACCTTCGGAGACCCCGGGCAGATAGGCCTGACCGTCCGCGGTGAGAATGAGCTGCTTATGCAGCCGCTCGAACAGCTGCACGCCGAGACGTGCCTCCAGCGCCTTCACCTGCTGTCCCACGGCGGCAGGTGTCACGTGCAGCTCATGCGCGGCCAGCTTGAAGCTGAGATGCCGGGCGGCGGCCTCAAAAGCGCGGAGCGCGTTGAGCGGGGGAAGGGCGTAGGTCATCGCACCGCAGTTTGACACCGATGAGCCCAGGCCTTGCAATAGATTTTCTTGCGCTGAACCGCAGCAACAATGCTTTGATCGGCGCCGTCATCGCCGGATACGGTCGGCCCTCAATTCGGAGACCCCCAATGCCCCGTCGTCTAGATCATCTCGTCATTTGCGTCCGCGATCTGGAGCAGGCCGCGCTGGATTGGCAGACGCTGGGCTTCAACCTCACGCCGACTGGCGTGCACCCGTTCGGAACGAGCAACCGCCTTGCGCAGTTCGCCGACAATTTTCTTGAGTTGCTGGCCGTCACCGACGACGCGTTGGTGCCGCCAGCCACGCCGGGCCATTTCAGCTTCGCGGCCCACAACCGCGATTTTCTTGCGACCGCCGAGGGAATGTCGATGCTGGTCTTGCACAGCACCGACGCCCATGCCGATGCCGCGCGTTTCAGGGCCGACCGCATCGGCGATTATGCCCCGTTCGATTTCGGCCGTGACGCGGTGCTCCCGGGCGGGGGCACGGCGCGCGTCGCGTTTTCGCTGGCCTTTGCCACCGATCCCGCCATGCCCGGGATCGCGTTCTTCACCTGCCAGCAGCGCCACCCGCCGGATCTGTTCTGGAAGGCGCAGTATCAGCGTCATCCCAACGGCGCCCTCCGCGTGGTCGAGGTGGTGATGTCGGCGGCGGAGCCGGCTGCGCATCGCGATTTTCTCGAGCGCCTCACGGAAGGCACGGCCGAGCTTGCGCCCGGGCGGCTGACGATTGGTGAGCGCGGCAATCATATCACCTTGCTTGACCCGTCCGAGCTGGCGCGCCGGTTGCCGGGCCTCGCGAACAGCGCTTCGCCGCGCTTTTGCGCGGCGCGCCTGGCGGTCGCTGATCTGGATGCGACAAGGCGAACGCTGGAACACAACGGCGTCGGCTTTGCGATGACCGGTGCCGTGCTGTTGGTGCCACCCGCCACCGCGCATGGCCTGGCGCTCGAATTCGTCGAACAGGAGGCAAACTGACATGGCTCACGTCGTCAATCACAATCCCGCAACGGTCCATCCTCCCGCCGGCGGTTACAGCATGGGACTTGAATTGACGCAGCATCGCCGCCTGTTGTTCATCAGTGGTCAGGTGCCCGAGAAAACCGACGGCACCGTGCCCGAAGGTTTCGAGGCGCAATGCGAGCAGGCCTGGCGCAACGTGATCGCGGTGCTCGCCGC
Protein-coding regions in this window:
- a CDS encoding DUF1214 domain-containing protein gives rise to the protein MTLRVGAKITERRQVDKESNWLPASGQFSLYIRVYWAGATSSMVSGDRRLSSEYNRAVNYGARDAVPRCERTKYRTSVVGP
- a CDS encoding VOC family protein — encoded protein: MSPGLAIDFLALNRSNNALIGAVIAGYGRPSIRRPPMPRRLDHLVICVRDLEQAALDWQTLGFNLTPTGVHPFGTSNRLAQFADNFLELLAVTDDALVPPATPGHFSFAAHNRDFLATAEGMSMLVLHSTDAHADAARFRADRIGDYAPFDFGRDAVLPGGGTARVAFSLAFATDPAMPGIAFFTCQQRHPPDLFWKAQYQRHPNGALRVVEVVMSAAEPAAHRDFLERLTEGTAELAPGRLTIGERGNHITLLDPSELARRLPGLANSASPRFCAARLAVADLDATRRTLEHNGVGFAMTGAVLLVPPATAHGLALEFVEQEAN
- a CDS encoding LysR family transcriptional regulator, which produces MTYALPPLNALRAFEAAARHLSFKLAAHELHVTPAAVGQQVKALEARLGVQLFERLHKQLILTADGQAYLPGVSEGFRHIAEATSQLKPAGAVLLQLGVHGSFDLRRLELAEFRSAHAEIGLRVLQPAGLHELVEGKVDLLIARGLGHHPGYRCDRVNEGSGPGDWLIVPEGTADCPEIVSFRAWLRALPAENPLANRRPRLVGISGS
- a CDS encoding RidA family protein, which codes for MAHVVNHNPATVHPPAGGYSMGLELTQHRRLLFISGQVPEKTDGTVPEGFEAQCEQAWRNVIAVLAAAGLGVGHLVKVTTFLTDRTQVVTNRTIRRAVLGDHQPALTVVVVETVDSKWLLEIEAIAAE
- a CDS encoding methyltransferase family protein: MDSFARFALQRLGTPAPIAPTQHLVVTGLYRYVRNPIYVAVAAVIFGQALLFGDWRLFASGASSGSSSTFLSWATKSRR
- a CDS encoding adenylate/guanylate cyclase domain-containing protein, with the translated sequence MTERRVQRRLAAILAADVVGYSALMQRAEEATYAEFERLKRQLIEPSLSRHEGRLIKTTGDGALAEFASPLAAMRCAVEIQDHLAEGSGPFKLRIGLNLGDVIVGQDGDLYGDGINIAVRLEGIADPGGILISDKVYNEVEGKLDAGFEDRGEQQLKNISKPVRAYAVRAGAPGALTEGLSAAPPHPDKPSIAVLPFENLSGDPEQEYFADGMVEEIITALSRFKSLFVIARNSSFTFKGRAVDIKEVGRRLGVRYVLEGSVRKASGKVRITGQLIDAVTGAHIWVDRFERDLTDVFALQDEVTLAVVSAIEPKMLQTEIELATRRRPENLTAYDFYLRAMPQFYLRSREGLAEAIRLFHRALELDPRFGAVAALAGVCHMLNVLLGYANDLQFDRKEAVRLARLALSIDDRDPDTLARAAVISAFMVGDREAEIEMADRAVGLNPNSCLTWSCRGHVYRIAGLPEEAIWSFERAVRVSPVDPQLYMTLTGIGQALIELRRFDEAIVVLKKALRQNLYLATYQWLASAFAHLGRDAEAHDAAARVLEIDPAFTISALIARAGLSNAKLFIEGLRKAGLPD
- a CDS encoding cyclase family protein, yielding MAIAKGGTKMCESPTIKGRTGWRGWSELPTRAIQKTDEKWVDLTYPFSISVPRSAAFPPPKFSYFAQMPERPLNVTQMETIVHMGTHVDAPKHFYVGGPGMDEIPLERMTGEGVVIRLEKAVNEEIGVDDLAAAKPRIEPGDIVAIDTGWSGNWGTPEWNRHPYHSLEAAQWLVDQKVKLVAVDTATPDLPYDLRPKDFQFPVHCMLLKDGVLISEQIANLHKLGGDELNFYFAHYRLKVAMEHLPAS
- a CDS encoding ABC transporter ATP-binding protein — translated: MTGAPLIEVEDLRIDLDDGARRVAAAEGISFRIDRGETFGLVGESGCGKSITALALIGLLRQPLSIGGGVIRFEGREIQHLSAARQRELRGNRIAMIFQEPMTALNPVSPVGRQIAEMFVLHKGKSWREANQLAVEALASVRVPAPERRVNDYPHQLSGGMRQRVMIAIALACGPDLLIADEPTTALDVTVQAEIIELMRNLCAERGTAILMISHDLGLVANVCRRVAVMYAGRIVEERGSADIFRAPSHPYTQGLVASLPRLGSRAALGRTRLKEIAGVVPAITNFPDGCRFNPRCAQATEICRTVAPQTDLLETGGFVRCYHHA
- a CDS encoding C13 family peptidase, which produces MVSFGLFGDQGVFRSEATGAAQVVAGRFETGPINVEYNSKKGGNATIEALTRSLQAAANRLDTEKDVLFLILTSHGSPDGLAIKAGRLTETLTPSRLGDMLARTGVRHKVVVISACYSGVFIPRLANPDVLVITAADANHPSFGCQDKAKWTYFGDAFFNVALRKAVSLKDAFLDARSLVRKRELREHFEPSNPLMAGGADVLPLLVARP
- a CDS encoding ABC transporter ATP-binding protein, which gives rise to MHEPQDMRGEARSDDDLILSIEDLAVHFPMGGGLLGRSRRVLRAVDGVDLSLRRGECLGLVGESGSGKSTVALSILGLLTPTRGRIVLDGQVVTNRQSGDRKSLARTVQIVFQDPYASLNPRQTVRRTLEDPLRVHGVTAKSEIEDRVATMLRHVGLRPEQADRYPHEFSGGQRQRIGIARALILNPRIVICDEPVSALDVSIRAQIINLLLELKDTLGLSYIMISHDLGVVEHMSDRVAVMYLGRIVENGHWREIFERPAHPYTQALIAAIPDPLRHAPLATTGGDLPNPLNPPNGCAFSPRCRYAEAVCRHEPGPVLETRADGHEVRCWRADEIAGQTQLASTEGGHP
- a CDS encoding cysteine dioxygenase, yielding MKVHELVARFAKAGESAKPMDASREILESLRGQVEAIENLLGYISGTGGNAGQVFYRSPQVTLLKVCFPVGRRTPPHNHGTWATILQLSGEEKNTLYQRENGKLRKAREMSLTRGAILSMPAETVHVVQCRSNVPAIGLHVYGGDIFALARRIWNPETLEEHALDWALYEKFAQTASKAAKAPLES